In Amphiura filiformis chromosome 2, Afil_fr2py, whole genome shotgun sequence, one DNA window encodes the following:
- the LOC140144436 gene encoding craniofacial development protein 2-like → MKWKTSIDNSRSFPSADVGSDHQLVIANLRLRFKTKARPNYPKRYDVQKLKDTITQNSYEVEIGGRFSPLLYNNDTDVETQWDGIKTAFNETSKKVLGNRKAQHQDPWISEEVLQLSDERKQVKIER, encoded by the coding sequence ATGAAATGGAAAACCTCCATCGACAACTCAAGAAGTTTTCCCAGTGCAGATGTTGGGTCTGACCACCAACTGGTTATAGCCAACCTACGGCTCAGATTCAAGACAAAAGCAAGACCAAATTATCCCAAACGATACGATGTTCAAAAACTCAAAGACACTATTACTCAAAACTCCTATGAAGTTGAAATTGGAGGAAGATTCTCCCCATTGCTGTATAATAATGACACAGATGTAGAAACTCAATGGGATGGCATAAAAACAGCCTTCAACGAGACATCTAAGAAGGTTCTTGGCAACAGAAAGGCCCAGCATCAAGACCCATGGATTAGTGAGGAGGTTCTCCAATTAAGCGACGAGCGAAAGCAGGTTAAGATAGAAAGATAG
- the LOC140144410 gene encoding uncharacterized protein, protein MGVTRLDKIRNTVIRESLCLKDTIIDRVTKRLKYFGHVNRMQPSRYPNILLTSNIHGDRPRGRPAKKWTDCVKADCATRNLTSLAEATSLSRDRRIWQAILKQKPSHIPKMVWTA, encoded by the coding sequence ATGGGTGTCACCAGACTAGACAAAATCAGGAACACCGTCATCAGAGAAAGCCTATGTCTGAAGGATACGATAATTGACAGAGTGACAAAAAGACTGAAATACTTTGGCCATGTCAATCGGATGCAACCATCAAGATACCCAAACATACTCCTGACCTCCAATATCCATGGTGACAGACCACGTGGAAGACCAGCCAAGAAATGGACAGATTGTGTAAAGGCAGACTGTGCTACTAGAAACCTGACCTCCCTGGCTGAAGCTACCAGTCTATCACGTGATCGGAGGATCTGGCAAGCCATCCTGAAACAGAAGCCATCACACATTCCCAAAATGGTGTGGACGGCTTAG